The genomic DNA TTATATATTATGTACCCTATAGTGAAGGCGTTCGTTCAGGCGAATTAATAAAAATTAGTTATAAAGGAGTAGCAGTCAAAACTTGGGAAGGCGAAATTAGTCAAGGCATTTCTGGGGCACAAATTTTTGCTTTTTCTGTTGAAGACAAAGAGAAGCAAGTAATCAAAGACTTAGAAAAATTTCAAGGTCGCTATGTAAAAGTTACTTATAAAGAACGTTTTGGCACCTTTTTCTGGCTCGGTGATACCAAATATTTTGTTACAAAAGTAGAGGAAGAACAATCTCCACATTTCAAAAGGCTTATAAATGAATAAAAACTATAAGCATGTTGAAGAAACTCGTATTACCATTTCTGAGTTAATGCTTCCTTCTCATGCTAACTTTAGCGGTAAAATTCATGGAGGCTATATTTTGTCTTTGCTAGATCAAATTGCTTTTGCCTGCGCTTCAAAACACTCTGGAAAATACTGTGTTACAGCTTCTGTTGATACCGTTGACTTTTTAAATCCGATTGAAGTTGGCGAATTAGTTACTATGAAAGCCTCTATTAACTATGTAGGAAAAACATCTATGGTTGTAGGTGTTCGTGTAGAAGCTGAAAATATCATTACAGGAATAAAAAAACACTGCAACTCTTCTTATTTTACGATGGTTGCTAAAGATGCTAAAGGAAATAGTAGCTTAGTACCTGGTCTTATAATTGAGGATGACATTGAGATTCGTAGATTTCTAAAAGCAATCAAAAGAATTGAAATGAAGCATAAACGTAAGCAAGAATTCGATCATGAAGATTTTATTCCTCATGACTACTTAAAAGACTTGGAAAGCTATCATGTTAAAATCAAGTCAAACAAAAGTAAATAACCATCCCCTTTGATAGGTAATCTTCTACTACACCTTATCCCTTCTACTTCTCACTCTTCAATTTCTTTATGTTTATATAGAAGCTTTACTCTCGTTGTTTCCCTTTAAACACATCGTAAATCATAGTATTTCACTATTTTATATTCCTTTTTTTATAAAAAGCACAACAATTATCCTTGCCAAATTCGTCTTATTATTCTAAAATTGCAACCTAATAAAACCTAACTTAATTTCAGTCTCTATGAAAAAAAAATACCTTTCCCTTTTATTTTTTGCATTTGCTATTGCTATAAACGGTCAAACAAATCTAATTACAGATGGAGGATTTGAGAATTGGTCTACTACTACTACTTTAAGTGATTGGACTACCGAAAACAACATCTCTCAAAACTCATCGGATTTTTCTGAAGGAAACTTCTCTGCATCGCTAGTAGTGACTACCGATAATATTCAACCAAAAGTACGCACTAAAGTTCCTATGAGTAGTGGTGTTGAATACACCGTTTCATATACTTATAAATATGTTGATGCTAATTATGGGGGTACACACCCTATCAACTTGAATATCTCTCGTACGGGAAGCGCTACCACTCTTTCTAGTAATCGATTTGCTTCTAACAATAACTGGAACGAAGTCACAAAATCATTTATTCCTGACCAAACAGGCAACTATGATTTAAGTATTTCTACTGCAACCTTTAATGGAGAATCTTTTCAAGTATTAATAGACAATGTAAAAGTGTATGACAAGAGTAATCATGAAATCGTTGTTATTCCTGATGCTAATTTCAAAAATGCTCTTTTAAATCATACTCCTACAATTGATACCAATAACGACCTTGAAATTCAAGTTAGTGAAGCCGAAGCTTATACTGGATCGCTAAATGTTAGTCATAAAAATATTAACAGTTTAATAGGAATAGAAGCTTTTATAAATATTACAGCGTTATCATGCGATAGAAACAATTTAACTAGTTTAGAAATCAATAATAATATTCACTTAGCCTATTTGGGATGTCGTCAAAATAAGATTGCAACAATTGATTTAGCTAAAAACATAGCGTTAAAACAATTATTTATATCTCATAATAGATTGACTAATTTAAACCTCTCTGAAAATATTAATTTAACAAATGTAGGTTGCGTAGGAAATAATTTGACTGACTTAAATCTTTCTAAAAACTCTAAGTTAACTGAACTATTTTGCTTCTTTAACAAAATTACGAGACTGGATCTTTCTAAAAACCGCTTTCTGACCGCTGTAAGTTGTAGAGAAAACGAGCTAAATTACCTAAACGTAGCTAATGGAAACAACCATCTTTTAAATCTATTGAGCGCTGAATCTAACCCTTTATCTTGTATTCAGGTAGATGATGTTACGAATGCTGAAAATAATGCAAATTGGATTAAAGACCCTCATACAAACTATAGCACGAATTGTGTAACTTTCACACCTGAAATTGTTAATATTCCTGATCCTAACTTTAAAAAAGCACTAGTATCTGATCCTGCCATCAATGCCAATGGAGATACTGAAATACAGGTTTCAGAAGCTTATGATGCTACCCAAGTAAGTGTTAGCGATCAAAATATTAACGACTTAACGGGTATAGAGGCATTTCTTAATATTACCTTTTTAGACAGTTCTAACAATAATTTAACTACCTTAGATCTTTCTAAAAATACAAAGCTAACTACTGTATGGATTTCTAAGAATAATTTAACTCACTTAGACCTTTCTAAAAACATCCATCTAACTGGTCTTAGCATCTATGAAAACTCGTTAACCAATATTGACCTTTCTAACAATACTTCTTTAACTAACTTCACTTGCTCCAACAATCAATTAACGAACCTAGACATTTCTAAAAATGTTAAGCTAGCTGATTTAGGATGCGGAGGCAATAAGCTTACCCATTTAGACCTTACTCAAAACACTAACTTAAGAGAGCTTAACTGTGGTGATAATCTCTTTTCTACAATTGACCTTTCTAAAAACCTCCTTCTAAAGAAATTAATCTGCGGTTCTAGTAAACTTACTAGTTTAGATGTTTCTAATAACAATCAACTAGAAATTTTTTCTTGTGCTTCTAGTGCTCTAACTAACCTAGATCTTTCTAAAAATACTGCTTTAACCCATATCAGTTGTCATTACAATGAACTAACTAACTTAAACATAGCTAATAACCACAATACAAAAATTACTCAATTCAATGCTACTAATAATCCTAATTTATATTGCATCTCTGTTGATGATGTAACTTACAGCAACAATAACTGGAAAACAATAGACAACCATACAAGTTTTAGCACGGATTGTTCTTCTGTTAAAAAGCTAACGATTCACTCTGAAGGAGGTACAGTAGTTACAAATCCTTCTTCTACTAATGGTTTATTCACCAATGATACCGAAGTTATTTTAACAGCAAGCCCTGACGCTTTTCATGAATTTACCGCATGGAGTGGAGCTTATACTAGTACTGAAAATCCATTGAATATTACCATGGATACTGATAAAAAGATTACGGCTAATTACAAGAAGATAAAACACACTGTAACTATAATAAGTACTTATGGAACAGTTACAAAAACACCTGATGCTTCTAATAATATTTACGATGATGGTACTGAAATTACATTAACAGCTAGTCCAAATAGTGGATATAGACATACAGGATGGACCAAAGGGAACACTACTCATTTCTCTAATTCATTTACTACTAAAATAACAGAAGACGTTACCATTATTGCCAATTACACACAAACTCGTACCCTTACCTTAAATGCTAATAACGGAATTGTTACTACAGATCCAACTCCGAATCATGGTACCAATAACAATTATGATGATGGAATGATCGTAATATTAACAGCAACTCCGAATCCTGGTTTCCAATTTGATAGCTGGAGTGGAGATGTTAGTGGTAATCAAAATCCACTAGACCTCACTATGGATACCGATAAAAATGTGACCGCTAAATTCGTGGAAGTTCCTTCTAATGTTACAATTACTGAATTTGCAACTGGATTTGATTCTTCTCTTGAAGGAATTGCTATTGATCATAATAATACCGTTTATGTTTCAGAACATAACACAGGAAAAATATATCGTGTAAATACTGATGGTACTAGAACCGTATTTGCTTCTACTGGTTTTAGAGCTAATGACATTGCTTTTAATGAAAATAATAAACTTTTTGTTGCAGAACCTTTCAATGGAAAAATTCTGGAAGCAGATAGCTCTGGAAAACTGACACAGTATGTCAATGCTTTTGGTGATTCTCCTTACGGAGTTACCTTCTACAATAATTCTTTGTATTACGTATCAGAAAATAACTCCAAAGTTGTTAAAGTAGATAGTAATTTAACTAAAACAGATGTAGCAACACAACTATTTACTCCTGAAAGTACCGATTTTGACTCTAATGGCAATATGTATATTACAGATAGAAATGACCGAAAATTGATCCAAATATCTATGAATGGCACAAGAACGGAAGTAGCTAGTGGCTACCCTGCTATTAGAGGAGTAGTTGTTGTTAATGATATCGTTTATTTTACTACTTACAGTGCAAATACAAACAAAATTGTAAAATACAATAGTCTTACTAATACTGTTAGTGATTATGTTACTACAAACTTACAACAACCTAGAAATCTGGAAGTAGATCAACTAGGAAATATGTATGTTACAAATCAAGGAAATGGAAGTATCATTAAAATTTACGATGAAGATTTAAAACCTCAAGTTACTGCTGGCATTGATGATGAAAGTTTTAGCAATAGCCTAAACATCTTCCCGAATCCTGCTACAAATAATATTCAAATACATACTAATACCCCTCTAAGTAGCATCAAAGTAATAAACCTTCTAGGGAAAGAAGTTTTAAAAACAAATTCCCTCAATATTGATATTTCAACACTACCAAAAGGAATGTATTTTTTAAAAATTAAAGGAAAAAATAGTACAACTGCTACTAAAAAAATTATTAAGCAATAATACCTTTAATTCAAAATTGATAGGAAAGATTTCCTACTATTATTATTTTAATTTTTCAAATAATTTCAAAACCTCTTTATAATTTTAAAGAGGTTTTTTCATAGCTTTCTGATATAGTAAATGTCATTTAGGTCAAATAACCTATTAAAAAGGGAGGTATCCCCCCCTTTTAATAACTTAAACAAAAATATATTTGACACATCAATAACCAACTTTTTTATTATGTGTAAAACAATTGCAAAAAATCAACGAACAGCTATTTTTGTTACTATAGGAATACTTTCCTTGTCTTTAACTTTTGCTATACTAGGACTTATAGCAAATCTCGCTATTTGGACTACAGCAGCTTCTGTAGGATTAATGTCACTTTCTTTTGCGATGGCGTTAGGAGCTAGAGGAAATATATGGAAGCTACTAGATGAGTTACCAAAATTGCTTGAATGTTTGTATCAAAGTAACAATGATAAGTGCTTAAGTTTGTTTCACAAAATTAAAGCTAGTGTAAAGCTTATTCATGGACTATTAATTGTTTGTTGTATCTTAATCATTTCAGCCGCAGCAATCTCTTGGTTACCTCTATGGGGCGCTATTGCCATTGGAGTAGCTATCGCTATGATTGGTACTTGCTTAGGGCTGATCATCGCATTGGCAAACCATTACACCAAAATTATAAATTGTATCGTATAATGACTAAATACCATTCTCCCTTAAAATAACTAAGAGAGAATGGTTTTGTTTTATTAGCATACCATATCTGTATTTGGAAACTTCCTTACAGGTTGTTTATCCTGCTTTGAGCGAGCTCTTGTTGCTAGAACAACTTGTTTCTTTTTTACAATAAAAAGTAAAAAGAAACTTACTAAAACAATACGCTCTTCCATTTTTCATCAAACCCAGAACCAAAATTTATATCAATCCCACTAAGTCAGGAGACTTCGCGCAACTAACTGGATTAATCATATCGTTTATATTTTCTTACCTCTATTGCTCTACCAATCCCTGATCCGTAAGCTTGTATTTAGTTACTTCTTTTCGAATTTCTTTAACTGGATACATATTGTCTTCCGTACTGTTTTCTTCATCCCAGATTTTGAAAATTTTATAAACTTCTAAATCATCATGATCTAACTTAAAACCTATATCATGATAACCAGTTGTAACACTATCCCCATCTAATGCCAGGGAAGAACCATAAAGTTGAATAAACTCTTTTGTTTGGCCGTTGTCAATGATTGCCATTTTCATGTATAAATTATCACTATCACAAGTATAAAATAGCAATCGATATTTTATGGTTTCATAATGCATGATATCCCATACACTTCCTCCTCCACAAAGATTACCTTCAACGACCTCATTTAAATTTTTAAGTTTAAACTTTTCTAAATCATCTACATATTTACCGCTTAAAAGTTTATCATTTGTTAATGGAAAAAAGTCTATTTTATTTAGACCGAAATAATATAAGCAGTTCTTATTCTCTTTTAAAGTAAATTGGGTTTCGAAATGTTTTACCTTACCAATATAGCTTTGCTCTTTATCTGATAAAGTGACTTCTATAGTAGAGTCAGGTTTATACCAAGACTTGGTTTTATAATACGTATTTAGGTCTTCACTTTTAAAAACATAACCTTTACGAGCAAAAATTTCATTTCTAATTAAACGTAATTCTTCTTTGGTTTTTACTTTTAACACTTCTTCTGATAAGTACTCAAATGATGATGTTACTACTTTAGGTTCAGTTTGTCCTTTACAAAACAAGAAAACATATATTATTAGAAATACTACTATTCTTTTCATTATAATTGTTTTGTATAATTTTTAGGTCTATAATTGTTAAGTTTCATATGATTGATAAAGCCAATAGGATGAAAATGATATACCATATCTGTATTTGGAAACTTCCTTACAGGTTGTTTATCCTGCTTTGAGCGAGCTCTTGTTGCGTTAATACCTACTTTCTACTTCTTTTAATTTAACTTCCTTACCGTTATCTATAAGCGAACTTTTAGCGTAAAAGTCTTCTCCTTTTTTATATATTCTAGCGAGTGGTTTACTTTTATCGCCTTTATATTCATCATCGTCCTCAGCCTCTATATAATAAAGCAAAACACCTTCGTTTGTTCTAACTTGTCTACATTTATAATCAAACTCGCCTTCATAACCCATCATTTGAAAAACAATATATTCTTCTTCTAAATATTCTATAATATAACTTGTCTCATTAATACGATCTCCAGGGTTTATTACGTAATCAAAAGAGTAATATTTATACTCACCTTCTTGTTCGTTGACCTCTAGAGTTGAAGGTTTAGATTGGCCATTTAAAGAACTGCTTATCTTTGATATTTTTAATTTTTCTTTCTCTATGACAGTAACATAAATTATATTGTCATCACTATCATAATAACCTTTCTCACGAGATACACTATAAACGTTATTTTTATCGGTATCCTCTACTTTTAGTGTTTTCAACCATTCTACAGTAGAATCTTGGGCATTTATTATGTAGTCATACCCTTTAACTTTGTTTATTTCATTAATTAAATCTTTTGTTAGATAAAATTCATAATCTATTGATTCTTCATTTAATGGGTCTTCTAAATACTTAATGTACTTTGTATAAAATTCAAGAATAAAATCTTTAATCTCTATTCTTGCTTGGATATTATCAATAGAATTATCATTTTTTTCTACATTAAGTACTGATCTATTATCTATTAAGACATCTTTATTGTTTTTAGTACCTCCTTTACATGATAAAAAAGAAGATATAAAGATAAATACAATTAAAAATTTAAATATTCTATTTATTCCCATCTGTATATTTTATAATTTGGCTTTGCTTTTCTGTAGGCATTCCCTGGATAAAGAGTTTTTTGAACAAAATCAGAAACCCAATTTTCGCCGTTCCACATGGCTATATGACCGTGAGGATTATTTGTAATAACTTTCGATAACTGATATATCGCCTTTTTGATAATTCCCTGCAGAGACCTCTTTGAAACCTTTATGTAATAAAAATGGACCATAATCTTTTGCAGAGCCTGGACGTTGATCTGCTTTAGCCTTACACCATATCTCCATTCCACCAGCTTGCGGAATTGTACTCATAGATCTTATCAATAACGAAATCTTAAGTCGGGAGGTTTCGTGTAGCAGAGTATTTTTATTCTTCTTCTTTTAGCTTAATCTCTTTACCATCTTCAATAAGAGGACTGGTAGCATAAAAATCATCTCCTTTTTTATAAATGGTAATTAATGATTTGCTAGTATCGCCTGTGTATGCTTCATAATCTAAAGGCTCTTTGTAATAAAGTTTAAGACCGTTTTCAGTTACTTTCTTAGCACATAAATAGGCGAACTCTTCATCATAACTACTTTTTCTAAAGACAACGTTGTTTTCATCAAAATCTTCTAAGGTATATGTGATGCCTATTCTTGGTTCTTCTGAAGGTTTTATATAATAAATTAATTTATAGTAGGTATATTCATGTGTTTTCAGTTCTGAAAAAACAATATCAATATTTGCTTTCTCAAAATTACTATCAAGATTTACGATCTTATAACCGCCATCAACCGATTTAACTCTAGCATATATTACAGTTTCATGCCCCATATTAATAAATTGCACTTTAAACACATCATCTTTTTGCGTTGTAGAAACTTTTAAAGTATTCAAATCAAATATCTCATAATCTTGCGCATCAATTATTAAGTTTCCGTCATCTATTCTATTTATATATTTAATCAAATCTTGAGATAAGTATTTGTTAAGATTATAATTGAATGTAGCATTATTGATTTCAGTCAAATACGAAGTGTAAAAACCTCTTACTAAATTAATTGGGTTGTTTTGAGAGACTTGCTCTTCTATTTG from Tenacibaculum maritimum NCIMB 2154 includes the following:
- a CDS encoding 6-phosphogluconate dehydrogenase; its protein translation is MKKILALIILAIILMAASYYVFIYYVPYSEGVRSGELIKISYKGVAVKTWEGEISQGISGAQIFAFSVEDKEKQVIKDLEKFQGRYVKVTYKERFGTFFWLGDTKYFVTKVEEEQSPHFKRLINE
- a CDS encoding acyl-CoA thioesterase: MNKNYKHVEETRITISELMLPSHANFSGKIHGGYILSLLDQIAFACASKHSGKYCVTASVDTVDFLNPIEVGELVTMKASINYVGKTSMVVGVRVEAENIITGIKKHCNSSYFTMVAKDAKGNSSLVPGLIIEDDIEIRRFLKAIKRIEMKHKRKQEFDHEDFIPHDYLKDLESYHVKIKSNKSK
- a CDS encoding InlB B-repeat-containing protein, with protein sequence MKKKYLSLLFFAFAIAINGQTNLITDGGFENWSTTTTLSDWTTENNISQNSSDFSEGNFSASLVVTTDNIQPKVRTKVPMSSGVEYTVSYTYKYVDANYGGTHPINLNISRTGSATTLSSNRFASNNNWNEVTKSFIPDQTGNYDLSISTATFNGESFQVLIDNVKVYDKSNHEIVVIPDANFKNALLNHTPTIDTNNDLEIQVSEAEAYTGSLNVSHKNINSLIGIEAFINITALSCDRNNLTSLEINNNIHLAYLGCRQNKIATIDLAKNIALKQLFISHNRLTNLNLSENINLTNVGCVGNNLTDLNLSKNSKLTELFCFFNKITRLDLSKNRFLTAVSCRENELNYLNVANGNNHLLNLLSAESNPLSCIQVDDVTNAENNANWIKDPHTNYSTNCVTFTPEIVNIPDPNFKKALVSDPAINANGDTEIQVSEAYDATQVSVSDQNINDLTGIEAFLNITFLDSSNNNLTTLDLSKNTKLTTVWISKNNLTHLDLSKNIHLTGLSIYENSLTNIDLSNNTSLTNFTCSNNQLTNLDISKNVKLADLGCGGNKLTHLDLTQNTNLRELNCGDNLFSTIDLSKNLLLKKLICGSSKLTSLDVSNNNQLEIFSCASSALTNLDLSKNTALTHISCHYNELTNLNIANNHNTKITQFNATNNPNLYCISVDDVTYSNNNWKTIDNHTSFSTDCSSVKKLTIHSEGGTVVTNPSSTNGLFTNDTEVILTASPDAFHEFTAWSGAYTSTENPLNITMDTDKKITANYKKIKHTVTIISTYGTVTKTPDASNNIYDDGTEITLTASPNSGYRHTGWTKGNTTHFSNSFTTKITEDVTIIANYTQTRTLTLNANNGIVTTDPTPNHGTNNNYDDGMIVILTATPNPGFQFDSWSGDVSGNQNPLDLTMDTDKNVTAKFVEVPSNVTITEFATGFDSSLEGIAIDHNNTVYVSEHNTGKIYRVNTDGTRTVFASTGFRANDIAFNENNKLFVAEPFNGKILEADSSGKLTQYVNAFGDSPYGVTFYNNSLYYVSENNSKVVKVDSNLTKTDVATQLFTPESTDFDSNGNMYITDRNDRKLIQISMNGTRTEVASGYPAIRGVVVVNDIVYFTTYSANTNKIVKYNSLTNTVSDYVTTNLQQPRNLEVDQLGNMYVTNQGNGSIIKIYDEDLKPQVTAGIDDESFSNSLNIFPNPATNNIQIHTNTPLSSIKVINLLGKEVLKTNSLNIDISTLPKGMYFLKIKGKNSTTATKKIIKQ
- a CDS encoding YARHG domain-containing protein translates to MKRIVVFLIIYVFLFCKGQTEPKVVTSSFEYLSEEVLKVKTKEELRLIRNEIFARKGYVFKSEDLNTYYKTKSWYKPDSTIEVTLSDKEQSYIGKVKHFETQFTLKENKNCLYYFGLNKIDFFPLTNDKLLSGKYVDDLEKFKLKNLNEVVEGNLCGGGSVWDIMHYETIKYRLLFYTCDSDNLYMKMAIIDNGQTKEFIQLYGSSLALDGDSVTTGYHDIGFKLDHDDLEVYKIFKIWDEENSTEDNMYPVKEIRKEVTKYKLTDQGLVEQ